The following proteins are encoded in a genomic region of Oryza brachyantha chromosome 11, ObraRS2, whole genome shotgun sequence:
- the LOC102714779 gene encoding ELMO domain-containing protein A isoform X1, whose product MEAAAAAASAAEAHHQHHHLHGCLAVRAPVPRCSHGGGAGTLGGGSSDEASCGSPRWIGKSLSCVCIKRKGAYERICMNLTPVQEERLQRLRHRMKVYFDPSRRDHQEALKALWHATYPDQELQGLISEQWKDMGWQGRDPSTDFRGAGFISLENLLFFAKTFSASFQRLLKKQCGNRATWEYPFAVAGVNITFMIMQMLDLQSTKPRTFVRAVFIQMLSEDEWAFDLLYCVAFVVMDKQWLDKNASYMDFNEILKSTRAQLERELLLDDVMRIEDMPSYSLLC is encoded by the exons atggaggcggcggcggcggcggcttcggcggcggaggcgcaccaccagcaccaccacctccacggcTGCCTCGCCGTCAGGGCGCCCGTGCCGCGGTGCtcgcatggcggcggcgcgggcacgcTGGGCGGTGGATCTTCTG ATGAGGCATCCTGTGGGTCACCAAGATGGATAGGGAAGAGCCTCTCTTGCGTATGCATCAAGCGAAAAGGAGCATATGAGAGAATATGCATGAATCTTACACCAGTGCAG GAAGAGAGGCTTCAGAGGCTGAGGCATCGTATGAAGGTTTATTTTGATCCTTCCAGACGAGATCATCAG GAAGCTTTGAAAGCTCTTTGGCATGCAACATATCCGGATCAAGAACTTCAAGGTTTGATTTCTGAGCAGTGGAAAGACATGGGATGGCAAGGAAGAGACCCATCAACTGACTTCAG GGGTGCAGGATTCATCTCTCTGGAGAATCTTCTGTTCTTTGCGAAGACATTCTCT GCCTCATTTCAGAGGCTGCTAAAGAAACAATGTGGCAATCGGGCCACTTGGGAGTACCCATTTGCAGTTGCTGGTGTAAATATCACATTCATGATCATGCAGATGCTGGATCTCCAATCTA CTAAGCCAAGAACGTTTGTTCGAGCTGTTTTTATCCAAATGCTCTCAG AGGATGAGTGGGCATTTGATCTCCTCTACTGTGTTGCATTCGTTGTTATGGACAAGCAGTGGCTCGATAAGAACGCCTCTTACATGGATTTCAAT GAGATACTGAAGTCAACACGAGCCCAGCTGGAGAGGGAGCTTCTGCTGGACGATGTGATGCGGATCGAAGACATGCCGTCATACAGCCTGCTTTGCTAG
- the LOC102714779 gene encoding ELMO domain-containing protein A isoform X2: MLGQLALWSKIANEASCGSPRWIGKSLSCVCIKRKGAYERICMNLTPVQEERLQRLRHRMKVYFDPSRRDHQEALKALWHATYPDQELQGLISEQWKDMGWQGRDPSTDFRGAGFISLENLLFFAKTFSASFQRLLKKQCGNRATWEYPFAVAGVNITFMIMQMLDLQSTKPRTFVRAVFIQMLSEDEWAFDLLYCVAFVVMDKQWLDKNASYMDFNEILKSTRAQLERELLLDDVMRIEDMPSYSLLC; the protein is encoded by the exons ATGCTGGGGCAGCTTGCACTGTGGTCCAAGATTGCCA ATGAGGCATCCTGTGGGTCACCAAGATGGATAGGGAAGAGCCTCTCTTGCGTATGCATCAAGCGAAAAGGAGCATATGAGAGAATATGCATGAATCTTACACCAGTGCAG GAAGAGAGGCTTCAGAGGCTGAGGCATCGTATGAAGGTTTATTTTGATCCTTCCAGACGAGATCATCAG GAAGCTTTGAAAGCTCTTTGGCATGCAACATATCCGGATCAAGAACTTCAAGGTTTGATTTCTGAGCAGTGGAAAGACATGGGATGGCAAGGAAGAGACCCATCAACTGACTTCAG GGGTGCAGGATTCATCTCTCTGGAGAATCTTCTGTTCTTTGCGAAGACATTCTCT GCCTCATTTCAGAGGCTGCTAAAGAAACAATGTGGCAATCGGGCCACTTGGGAGTACCCATTTGCAGTTGCTGGTGTAAATATCACATTCATGATCATGCAGATGCTGGATCTCCAATCTA CTAAGCCAAGAACGTTTGTTCGAGCTGTTTTTATCCAAATGCTCTCAG AGGATGAGTGGGCATTTGATCTCCTCTACTGTGTTGCATTCGTTGTTATGGACAAGCAGTGGCTCGATAAGAACGCCTCTTACATGGATTTCAAT GAGATACTGAAGTCAACACGAGCCCAGCTGGAGAGGGAGCTTCTGCTGGACGATGTGATGCGGATCGAAGACATGCCGTCATACAGCCTGCTTTGCTAG
- the LOC102714779 gene encoding ELMO domain-containing protein A isoform X3, which produces MNLTPVQEERLQRLRHRMKVYFDPSRRDHQEALKALWHATYPDQELQGLISEQWKDMGWQGRDPSTDFRGAGFISLENLLFFAKTFSASFQRLLKKQCGNRATWEYPFAVAGVNITFMIMQMLDLQSTKPRTFVRAVFIQMLSEDEWAFDLLYCVAFVVMDKQWLDKNASYMDFNEILKSTRAQLERELLLDDVMRIEDMPSYSLLC; this is translated from the exons ATGAATCTTACACCAGTGCAG GAAGAGAGGCTTCAGAGGCTGAGGCATCGTATGAAGGTTTATTTTGATCCTTCCAGACGAGATCATCAG GAAGCTTTGAAAGCTCTTTGGCATGCAACATATCCGGATCAAGAACTTCAAGGTTTGATTTCTGAGCAGTGGAAAGACATGGGATGGCAAGGAAGAGACCCATCAACTGACTTCAG GGGTGCAGGATTCATCTCTCTGGAGAATCTTCTGTTCTTTGCGAAGACATTCTCT GCCTCATTTCAGAGGCTGCTAAAGAAACAATGTGGCAATCGGGCCACTTGGGAGTACCCATTTGCAGTTGCTGGTGTAAATATCACATTCATGATCATGCAGATGCTGGATCTCCAATCTA CTAAGCCAAGAACGTTTGTTCGAGCTGTTTTTATCCAAATGCTCTCAG AGGATGAGTGGGCATTTGATCTCCTCTACTGTGTTGCATTCGTTGTTATGGACAAGCAGTGGCTCGATAAGAACGCCTCTTACATGGATTTCAAT GAGATACTGAAGTCAACACGAGCCCAGCTGGAGAGGGAGCTTCTGCTGGACGATGTGATGCGGATCGAAGACATGCCGTCATACAGCCTGCTTTGCTAG
- the LOC121055673 gene encoding pentatricopeptide repeat-containing protein At4g21065-like, translating to MPECAAASSEGAEGTVATSMAAAVGARGGVRRRPNLSLLADRCATPRALAAVHAAMLVSGRLADDAFAASRLLAAYAALSPPGGVLRLLASLPCAPNSFMVNTTLRALASSPDPASALGFFSLLRRDGSFSPGRHTFPFLLKASARLPLRASEQLHALAVGHGLDHDAYVANGLVRAYSLAGLVPAARRVFDGLPERSAVVCTTLVSGYAQNGMHEDAMWAFEEMVSDGFEPRGAALASVLSACARSGSRGLEMGRRVHELMEARGMTAPVGVILGTALVDMYAKTGAMEEARAVFDGMPERHTATWNALITGLAHHGHGERALATFHRMRREGVPPNAATLVGVLSAYGRTGSGAARLDEARRVFASMDKDFSVAPTIQHYGCMVDLLGRSGLLAEAEEMIRGMTTCDADTVIWGALLTACKNHGDIDVAERAVQEMLELDPTNHGVYVVLSNMYAEAGRWQDVDRLRKVMKRARLSKIPGSSEVVGDG from the coding sequence GCAGCAGCCAGCAGTGAGGGAGCAGAGGGCACGGTGGCGACGTcaatggccgccgccgtgggcgcccgcggcggcgtccggcgcCGGCCGAACCTGTCCCTCCTGGCGGACCGCTGCGCCACCCCGCGCGCGCTTGCCGCCGTCCACGCCGCCATGCTCGTCTccggccgcctcgccgacgacgccTTCGCGGcgtcccgcctcctcgccgcctacgcggcgctctcccctcccggCGGCGtgctccgcctcctcgcctccctcccctgCGCCCCCAACTCCTTCATGGTCAACACCACCCTCCGCGcgctcgcctcctcccccgaCCCGGCCTCCGCCCTCGGcttcttctccctcctccgccgcgacgGCTCCTTCTCTCCCGGCAGGCACACCTTCCCTTTCCTCCTCAAGGCCTCCGCCCGCCTCCCGCTCCGCGCCTCCGAGCAGCTCcacgcgctcgccgtcgggcACGGGCTCGACCACGACGCCTACGTCGCCAACGGCCTCGTCCGGGCCTACTCGCTCGCGGGCCTCGTCCCCGCCGCGCGCAGGGTGTTCGACGGATTGCCCGAGCGGAGCGCGGTGGTGTGCACCACCTTGGTCTCCGGGTACGCGCAGAACGGGATGCACGAGGACGCCATGTGGGCGTTCGAGGAGATGGTCTCCGACGGGTTCGAgccccgcggcgccgcgctggCGTCCGTGCTGTCGGCGTGCGCGCGGTCGGGGTCGCGCGGGCTCGAGATGGGGAGGCGCGTGCACGAGCTGATGGAGGCGAGGGGGATGACGGCGCCGGTGGGCGTGATCCTCGGCACGGCGCTGGTCGACATGTACGCCAAGACCGGGGCCATGGAGGAGGCGAGGGCGGTGTTCGACGGGATGCCGGAGCGGCACACGGCGACGTGGAACGCCCTGATCACCGGGCTGGCGCACCACGGCCACGGCGAGCGCGCGCTCGCGACGTTCCATCGGATGCGCCGGGAGGGCGTgccgccgaacgcggccacgCTCGTCGGCGTCCTCTCGGCCTACGGCCGcaccggcagcggcgcggcgcgcctCGACGAGGCCCGCCGCGTGTTCGCGTCCATGGACAAGGACTTCTCGGTGGCGCCGACCATCCAGCACTACGGCTGCATGGTCGACCTCCTCGGCCGGAGCGGCCTCCTCGCGGAGGCCGAGGAGATGATCCGGGGCATGACGACGTGCGACGCCGACACGGTGATATGGGGAGCACTGCTGACCGCCTGCAAGAACCACGGCGACATCGACGTCGCCGAGCGGGCGGTGCAGGAGATGCTGGAGCTGGACCCGACCAACCACGGCGTCTACGTCGTGCTGTCCAACATGTACGCGGAGGCCGGGAGGTGGCAGGACGTGGACAGGCTGAGGAAGGTGATGAAGCGGGCACGGCTGTCCAAGATCCCCGGCTCCAGCGaggtggtcggcgacggctGA